A section of the Scomber scombrus chromosome 24, fScoSco1.1, whole genome shotgun sequence genome encodes:
- the LOC134006612 gene encoding gap junction beta-6 protein-like isoform X1 → MSWPALYTQLVGANRHSTSLGKIWLSVLFIFRVMVLVVAAESVWGDEQSDFTCNTQQPGCENVCYDQFFPVSHIRLWCLQLVFVSTPTLLVAMYVAYRNHNDKKRLLQGSGRAGFLSNKGQETDLETLKRRRLPIAGALWWTYACSLLFRLLFEGGFMYALYVVYDGFQMPRLVQCDQWPCPNLVDCFISRPTEKTIFTVFMATASSICMVLNMAELAYLVAKAITR, encoded by the exons ATGTCTTGGCCTGCTCTGTACACTCAGCTGGTGGGGGCGAACCGTCACTCCACCAGCCTGGGGAAAATCTGGCTCtctgtgctgtttatttttcGGGTCATGGTGctggttgttgctgctgagaGTGTCTGGGGTGATGAGCAGTCTGACTTcacctgtaacacacaacaG CCTGGCTGTGAGAACGTCTGCTATGATCAGTTCTTTCCCGTCTCCCACATCCGTCTCTGGTGTCTTCAACTTGTCTTTGTCTCCACGCCAACGCTCCTGGTTGCCATGTACGTGGCCTATCGGAACCATAACGATAAGAAGAGGCTgttgcag GGGTCTGGTAGAGCTGGTTTCCTCAGCAACAAGGGCCAGGAGACAGATTTGGAGACTCTAAAGAGACGGCGACTACCCATCGCTGGCGCCCTCTGGTGGACATATGCCTGCAGCCTCTTGTTCAGGCTGCTGTTTGAAGGAGGCTTCAT GTATGCCTTGTATGTGGTGTATGATGGTTTCCAGATGCCACGACTGGTGCAGTGTGACCAGTGGCCATGTCCGAACCTGGTGGACTGTTTCATCTCACGCCCCACTGAGAAAACCATCTTCACGGTTTTCATGGCCACCGCCTCTTCTATCTGTATGGTCCTGAACATGGCTGAACTTGCCTATCTTGTCGCCAAAGCTATCACCAGGTAG
- the LOC134006612 gene encoding gap junction beta-6 protein-like isoform X2, translated as MSWPALYTQLVGANRHSTSLGKIWLSVLFIFRVMVLVVAAESVWGDEQSDFTCNTQQPGCENVCYDQFFPVSHIRLWCLQLVFVSTPTLLVAMYVAYRNHNDKKRLLQVNKGQETDLETLKRRRLPIAGALWWTYACSLLFRLLFEGGFMYALYVVYDGFQMPRLVQCDQWPCPNLVDCFISRPTEKTIFTVFMATASSICMVLNMAELAYLVAKAITR; from the exons ATGTCTTGGCCTGCTCTGTACACTCAGCTGGTGGGGGCGAACCGTCACTCCACCAGCCTGGGGAAAATCTGGCTCtctgtgctgtttatttttcGGGTCATGGTGctggttgttgctgctgagaGTGTCTGGGGTGATGAGCAGTCTGACTTcacctgtaacacacaacaG CCTGGCTGTGAGAACGTCTGCTATGATCAGTTCTTTCCCGTCTCCCACATCCGTCTCTGGTGTCTTCAACTTGTCTTTGTCTCCACGCCAACGCTCCTGGTTGCCATGTACGTGGCCTATCGGAACCATAACGATAAGAAGAGGCTgttgcaggt CAACAAGGGCCAGGAGACAGATTTGGAGACTCTAAAGAGACGGCGACTACCCATCGCTGGCGCCCTCTGGTGGACATATGCCTGCAGCCTCTTGTTCAGGCTGCTGTTTGAAGGAGGCTTCAT GTATGCCTTGTATGTGGTGTATGATGGTTTCCAGATGCCACGACTGGTGCAGTGTGACCAGTGGCCATGTCCGAACCTGGTGGACTGTTTCATCTCACGCCCCACTGAGAAAACCATCTTCACGGTTTTCATGGCCACCGCCTCTTCTATCTGTATGGTCCTGAACATGGCTGAACTTGCCTATCTTGTCGCCAAAGCTATCACCAGGTAG
- the rtraf gene encoding RNA transcription, translation and transport factor protein, with amino-acid sequence MFRRKLTALDYHNPSTFDCTDETQFRNCIVWLEDQKIRHYKIEDRGNLRNIPSSEWPKAYEKYLQDVNSPFGVQEKQEALDWLLGLAVRYEYGDNVEKYKNCQPLAASGNSDKAVDPLVNLDSNSPDFKAGVMALSNILKIQRHDDYLVMLKGIRILIQDRLSPEAITKASQNKEGIPVALDKHILGFDTGDATLNEAAQILRLLHIEELRELQTKINEAIVAVQAIIADPKTDHRLGKVGR; translated from the exons ATGTTCCGGAGGAAACTAACAGCTCTGGATTATCACAATCCAAGCACTTTCGACTGCACAG aTGAGACACAGTTTAGAAACTGCATTGTGTGGCTGGAGGATCAGAAGATTCGACACTATAAGATAGAGGACCGAGGCAACCTGAGGAACATCCCCAGCTCAGAATGGCCCAAAGCCTACGAGAAG TACCTGCAGGATGTGAACAGTCCGTTTGGAGTACAGGAGAAGCAGGAGGCTTTGGATTGGCTGCTGGGCCTGGCTGTAAGATATGAATATGGAGATAATG TGGAGAAGTATAAGAACTGTCAGCCGCTGGCAGCCTCAGGCAACAGCGACAAGGCGGTGGACCCTCTCGTCAACCTTGACA GTAATTCACCAGATTTCAAAGCAGGAGTGATGGCTCTGTCTAACATCCTGAAGATACAACGGCATGACGACTACCTGGTGATGCTCAAG GGTATTCGTATTCTCATCCAAGACAGACTTTCTCCAGAAGCTATTACTAAAGCTAGCCAGAACAAAGAG gGTATTCCTGTAGCCTTAGATAAGCACATCTTGGGTTTTGATACTGGAG ACGCGACTCTGAATGAAGCGGCTCAGATCCTGCGCCTGCTGCACATCGAGGAGCTGAGGGAGCTGCAGACAAAGATCAACGAGGCCATCGTAGCCGTTCAGGCCATCATCGCCGACCCCAAGACGGACCACAGGCTGGGCAAGGTCGGCAGATGA
- the sap18 gene encoding histone deacetylase complex subunit SAP18, with protein MALESRITQEEIKKEPEKPIDREKTCPLLLRVFTTNSGRHHRADEFARGNVPSSELQIYTWMDATLKELTSLVKEVYPEARKKGTHFSFAIVYPDPRGKVYRLKDIGSTISGRKGADDSMTLQSQRFQIGDYLDIAITPPNRAPPINTRMRPF; from the exons ATGGCTCTCGAATCACGGATCACACAGGAAGAAATCAAGAAAGAGCCAGAGAAGCCAATTGACAGAGAAAAG ACCTGCCCCCTCCTGCTGCGAGTATTCACCACCAACAGTGGCCGACACCACAGAGCAGACGAGTTCGCCCGCGGCAATGTTCCCTCCAGTGAACTGCAGATATACACATG gatGGATGCTACTCTGAAGGAGCTGACCAGCCTGGTGAAGGAGGTGTATCCAGAAGCCAGGAAAAAGGGGACCCACTTCAGCTTTGCCATCGTCTACCCTGACCCCCGAGGGAAAGTGTACAG GTTGAAAGACATCGGCAGCACCATATCTGGCAGGAAGGGCGCCGATGATTCCATGACGCTGCAGTCTCAGCGCTTCCAGATCGGAGACTATCTAGATATCGCCATCACACCACCAAACAGAGCCCCGCCCATTAACACACGCATGAGGCCcttctaa